One window from the genome of Salvelinus sp. IW2-2015 linkage group LG30, ASM291031v2, whole genome shotgun sequence encodes:
- the LOC111955204 gene encoding LOW QUALITY PROTEIN: zinc fingers and homeoboxes protein 1-like (The sequence of the model RefSeq protein was modified relative to this genomic sequence to represent the inferred CDS: substituted 1 base at 1 genomic stop codon), which produces MASRRKTTTPCMFPPVEMVDSDPDMEVVTEGDGQTDEGAANCPVENSTESNPSEEDAQAMDHFIKTMDSSTAEGGYECKYCSFQTSQLNMFTLHVDTEHPNIVLNSSYVCVECDFHTKRYDALLEHNARHHPGEDNFTRTMVKSNNQTIFEQRVNDLTFDGSFVEEDEDTSCKGIALSKTPIMKLKSRAEAKKFTGSHKMADYSVIKVESDGEEREEVAPPPVTPTVVAVSTPLTIQPIQQSIMINSPNVLQIKTTNSTTMLPPGTLAQVLSALQNQQTSQTQLLIPVSSIPTYNGAMDNNVLLVSAYNRFPYPSVSEIMGLAAQTKFTEEQIKVWFSAQRLKHGVSWTPEEVEEARRKKFNGSVQAVPQTITVIPANFATAANGLQSIFQTCQIVGQPGMVLTQVGGGNAVPVASPITLAVAGVPNPRTSVSKVPEPSTSETASPLSTDSLGARPKKSKEQLAELKASYLRRQFATEAEISRLMKVTNLTKRAIKKWFSDTRYNQRNSKDHQGVALNDISVNTNSNDGSSSTAIVIDSSDEASESSLTTQGPIYDPRIKFRQAFPDFTPQKFKEKTPEQLLLLEASYQKSDTPGDEELSRLRMETKLTRREVDAWFSERRKMPVDSDGTEELESEMVKVPPSGQEARTPSSGRKIMKKTPEQLHVLKSAFVRTQWPSAEEYDKMAKESGLPRTYIVNWFGDTRYACKNSNLKWYYLXQSGKVNEAMNGGELKKKPRKRFRGWSRRTRRPYPCKQTPPTIKVKTGKEILKEHYLKHKVLNEKDLDELVAKSSMSYEQVRDWFAEISRREEKGLDPFSDGKEETHGDSEGEMEVKEKGDDEENNIDNKDDENNNDEDETNDNETTEEPQCFKQSQSESEDQ; this is translated from the coding sequence ATGGCGAgcagaagaaaaacaacaacaccttGCATGTTCCCTCCCGTTGAAATGGTGGATTCAGACCCTGACATGGAGGTCGTTACAGAGGGAGACGGACAGACTGACGAGGGGGCTGCTAACTGTCCTGTGGAAAACTCAACTGAAAGCAACCCGAGTGAGGAAGACGCACAGGCCATGGACCACTTCATTAAAACGATGGACTCGAGTACGGCAGAAGGAGGTTATGAGTGCAAGTACTGCAGCTTTCAGACATCACAGCTCAATATGTTTACCTTGCATGTGGACACTGAGCACCCAAATATAGTTCTAAACTCATCTtatgtgtgtgttgaatgtgACTTTCACACCAAGAGGTATGATGCATTGTTGGAGCATAATGCACGCCACCACCCTGGAGAAGACAATTTCACCAGGACCATGGTGAAGAGCAACAATCAAACCATCTTTGAGCAGAGAGTCAATGACTTGACCTTTGATGGCAGTTTTGTTGAGGAGGATGAGGACACATCCTGTAAGGGTATTGCCCTAAGCAAGACACCAATCATGAAGCTCAAGAGTAGGGCTGAGGCCAAGAAGTTTACAGGGTCACACAAAATGGCAGATTACAGTGTCATTAAAGTGGAGAgtgatggggaagagagagaggaggtggccCCCCCTCCTGTCACCCCCACTGTAGTGGCTGTGTCAACCCCTCTGACCATTCAACCTATTCAGCAAAGCATAATGATCAACAGCCCAAACGTGCTCCAAATAAAGACCACCAACTCCACCACAATGCTCCCTCCAGGGACTTTGGCTCAAGTTCTGTCTGCCTTGCAGAATCAGCAGACCTCCCAGACCCAGCTCCTCATCCCGGTCAGTAGTATCCCCACATACAATGGGGCCATGGACAATAATGTCCTGCTGGTCAGTGCCTATAATAGGTTCCCTTACCCATCTGTGTCAGAGATCATGGGTCTAGCAGCACAAACCAAGTTCACAGAGGAGCAGATAAAGGTCTGGTTCTCTGCCCAGCGGCTGAAGCACGGTGTGAGCTGGACcccagaggaggtggaggaggccaGGAGGAAGAAGTTCAACGGCTCAGTGCAGGCGGTGCCACAGACCATCACTGTCATCCCAGCCAATTTTGCTACGGCAGCCAATGGCCTGCAGTCCATCTTTCAGACTTGTCAGATTGTAGGGCAGCCAGGGATGGTTTTGACTCAGGTAGGGGGTGGCAACGCTGTCCCTGTGGCCTCACCCATCACATTAGCTGTTGCTGGGGTCCCCAACCCCAGAACCAGTGTCAGTAAGGTGCCAGAACCCTCCACCTCTGAGACCGCTTCTCCACTCAGTACCGATTCCCTGGGAGCYCGACCCAAAAAATCCAAGGAGCAGCTAGCAGAGCTGAAGGCCAGTTACCTAAGGAGACAGTTTGCCACTGAGGCAGAAATCTCTCGGCTGATGAAGGTCACTAACCTCACCAAAAGAGCAATAAAGAAGTGGTTCAGCGACACACGTTACAACCAACGCAACTCAAAGGACCACCAAGGCGTTGCCTTAAATGACATTTCAGTCAACACCAACAGTAACGacggcagcagcagcacagccattgTGATCGACTCCAGCGACGAAGCCAGTGAATCCTCTCTCACAACCCAAGGGCCCATCTATGATCCACGAATCAAGTTCCGCCARGCCTTTCCTGACTTCACACCTCAGAAGTTCAAGGAAAAGACTCCGGAGCAGCTTCTGCTTTTGGAGGCCAGCTACCAGAAGTCTGACACGCCAGGCGATGAGGAGCTAAGTAGGTTGAGGATGGAGACTAAACTGACCAGGCGAGAGGTGGACGCCTGGTTCTCTGAGAGGAGAAAAATGCCAGTGGACTCTGATGGCACAGAGGAGCTAGAGAGTGAAATGGTCAAAGTGCCTCCCTCTGGGCAAGAAGCTCGGACGCCATCCAGCGGCCGGAAGATAATGAAGAAAACCCCAGAGCAGCTCCACGTCCTGAAAAGCGCCTTTGTTCGTACCCAGTGGCCCTCTGCTGAAGAGTACGACAAGATGGCCAAGGAGAGCGGGTTACCCAGAACCTACATCGTCAACTGGTTTGGAGACACCCGTTATGCCTGCAAGAACAGTAACCTGAAGTGGTACTACTTGTARCAGAGTGGAAAGGTTAACGAGGCAATGAACGGAGGTGAACTTAAGAAGAAGCCACGGAAACGCTTTCGTGGTTGGTCCAGGAGGACGAGGCGGCCATACCCCTGCAAACAAACACCCCCTACCATCAAAGTCAAGACGGGTAAAGAGATTTTAAAGGAGCACTACCTCAAGCATAAGGTCTTAAATGAGAAAGATTTGGATGAACTGGTGGCCAAGTCCAGTATGAGCTATGAGCAGGTGCGMGACTGGTTTGCAGAGATCagcaggagggaagagaagggccTTGACCCTTTCAGTGATGGTAAAGAGGAGACACACGGTGACAGTgagggagaaatggaagtgaaagAGAAAGGGGATGATGAAGAAAACAACATTGACAACAAAGATGATGAAAATAACAATGATGAAGATGAAACGAATGACAATGAAACCACGGAAGAGCCTCAATGTTTCAAGCAATCACAGTCAGAATCGGAAGATCAGTGA
- the LOC111955030 gene encoding zinc fingers and homeoboxes protein 2: MSRRRKSSTPCMIRVSDMMEQDDSEEMEVSTDIVTKNGSSESVENQDQTLQDTIEAKVVAEADPMPRRRQHGGYECKYCTFSTQNLNDFKEHVDSSHPNVILNPLYLCAVCNFSTKKFDSLTDHNETQHPGETNFKFKRVKVSNQTILEQTIEGKTNSVVCDTADGQGGNGFVTFPPRKPTTVKNSKPKMDNIQSLYQGNDLENPLENLIPKDQITXVNINGTMIIPEPTIIQGLSYVMPLLQRPPNFSSVPTIAVPLNSTQYNTSLDNNTTLMTSFNKFPYPTHAELSWLTAASKHPEEQIKVWFTTQRLKQGITWSPEEVEEARKKMFNGSIPPMHQTFTVLPTPISQXAKATQPLIQTSFGQSSLVLTSIANGSTMTCAPVAVTVASYVQPLKRPLTTPSFAPDLKRPMAAPAEDPKEKILMAPPPVPRKEKLHMAPPPVPPELKRSVALPIIASEMKRSSAAPLMASKGKLSMAPPHVNPKNKLPMAPSPVFPEMKRPIVSPIVAPQFKSYMLPPSLVSKDKLPITHSLLALDLKLPISHPLIAPQVRRPTIIKSARTSLKGPFQLPSLCPDSKKTKVQITELKAGYIRGRLSEDKVLTPLGEANGVSRGDAKWVHDQGPHADNGILQLDNELASKPEQQKSVPTQFPLLERMKGKTSEQLKILEENFQRNSSPTYNDVDNLVNASRLSREEIDSWFLERRALRDNLDQALLNSMGSKRLYIDKRQQQHGPLNGVCKQGGHPRSSPLAIIAPTTTCSVPLDSKSLGLLKDVFAQTXWPSPEEYNQLEDQTGLARTEIVRWFKDSRSALKSGTLEWMELFHKLNSSGQNGEGALLSTENAFSIIKRYQEVKAPKVEDIGRLAEHASLGSQEIKEWFAGKFKQNTSDGSRNGGQNGGFREGFGSWMDETKGMDALMGAKELVSDKDRVMEDASGRVTG, translated from the coding sequence ATGTCCAGACGCAGGAAATCCTCCACCCCCTGCATGATCCGGGTAAGTGACATGATGGAGCAGGATGACTCGGAAGAAATGGAAGTGTCCACTGACATTGTGACTAAAAATGGGTCTTCAGAGTCTGTTGAAAATCAAGACCAGACATTACAAGACACTATAGAAGCAAAGGTTGTGGCGGAAGCTGATCCTATGCCCCGGCGGAGGCAGCATGGAGGTTATGAGTGCAAATACTGTACCTTCTCCACCCAGAACCTGAATGACTTTAAAGAGCACGTAGACTCCAGTCACCCCAATGTTATACTCAACCCCCTCTACCTGTGTGCCGTGTGCAACTTCAGCACCAAAAAGTTTGACTCTCTAACAGACCACAATGAGACCCAACACCCTGGAGAGACCAACTTCAAGTTCAAGAGGGTAAAAGTAAGTAACCAGACCATCTTGGAGCAGACAATCGAAGGCAAGACCAATTCAGTTGTCTGCGATACTGCAGACGGACAAGGTGGTAACGGCTTTGTCACTTTTCCGCCGAGAAAACCAACTACGGTGAAGAACAGCAAGCCAAAAATGGACAACATACAGTCCCTCTACCAAGGGAATGATTTGGAGAACCCATTGGAAAACCTTATCCCAAAAGATCAAATCACASCTGTGAACATAAACGGCACGATGATCATCCCTGAACCAACGATCATTCAAGGGCTCTCATATGTAATGCCATTACTCCAACGACCACCCAACTTCAGTTCTGTACCAACAATTGCTGTTCCTCTGAACTCCACCCAATATAATACTTCATTGGACAATAATACAACCCTAATGACATCGTTTAACAAATTCCCTTACCCAACCCATGCTGAGCTGTCCTGGCTCACTGCTGCGTCCAAGCACCCAGAAGAgcaaataaaggtgtggttcaCTACCCAACGGCTAAAGCAAGGCATCACCTGGTCACCAGAGGAAGTTGAGGAAGCCAGGAAGAAAATGTTCAATGGCTCCATCCCACCCATGCATCAGACTTTCACCGTTCTGCCTACCCCAATCTCTCAGCKTGCCAAAGCCACCCAGCCCCTTATTCAGACTAGCTTTGGGCAGTCTAGTCTAGTACTGACAAGTATTGCTAATGGATCAACCATGACCTGTGCTCCTGTTGCAGTGACTGTAGCCAGTTATGTGCAACCTCTCAAGCGACCCCTGACAACTCCTTCATTCGCCCCAGATTTAAAGCGCCCCATGGCGGCCCCTGCAGAAGACCCAAAAGAGAAGATACTAATGGCCCCTCCTCCAGTTCCCCGAAAAGAGAAACTTCACATGGCCCCACCCCCAGTCCCACCTGAACTGAAGAGATCTGTAGCACTTCCTATTATTGCCTCTGAGATGAAGAGGTCCTCGGCAGCACCTCTCATGGCATCTAAAGGAAAACTGTCCATGGCACCTCCACATGTGAACCCCAAAAACAAGCTGCCAATGGCACCTTCTCCWGTCTTCCCCGAGATGAAGAGACCTATTGTGTCCCCTATTGTCGCCCCTCAATTCAAGAGTTACATGCTGCCTCCTTCATTAGTCTCTAAAGACAAGCTTCCGATCACCCACTCTCTATTGGCTTTAGACTTAAAGTTACCAATCTCACACCCTCTCATTGCCCCTCAAGTGAGGAGGCCAACCATAATCAAGTCAGCACGGACTTCCCTTAAGGGCCCGTTCCAGCTCCCTAGCCTTTGCCCAGACAGCAAGAAAACAAAAGTGCAAATAACAGAGCTGAAAGCCGGATATATCAGAGGACGTCTCTCAGAGGACAAAGTGCTCACCCCTCTTGGGGAAGCCAATGGTGTCTCTCGAGGGGATGCAAAGTGGGTTCATGACCAAGGGCCTCATGCAGACAACGGCATTCTACAGTTGGACAATGAGCTAGCATCGAAGCCAGAGCAGCAAAAATCAGTCCCCACTCAATTTCCACTCTTGGAGAGAATGAAAGGAAAGACCTCTGAGCAGCTGAAGATTCTAGAAGAGAACTTCCAGAGAAACAGCTCTCCAACATACAATGACGTTGACAATCTGGTAAATGCATCCCGACTGTCACGGGAGGAAATTGACAGTTGGTTTTTAGAGCGCCGCGCGCTGCGTGACAACCTTGACCAAGCCCTTCTAAACTCCATGGGCTCAAAGAGACTGTACATTGATAAGCGGCAGCAACAACATGGACCGCTGAATGGTGTGTGTAAACAAGGTGGCCATCCAAGAAGCTCTCCCCTTGCCATCATTGCCCCAACCACCACTTGCTCAGTGCCTCTAGACAGCAAATCCTTGGGGCTTCTCAAGGATGTTTTTGCACAAACTCYGTGGCCTTCCCCTGAAGAATACAATCAGCTTGAGGACCAGACAGGCCTGGCTCGCACAGAAATCGTCCGCTGGTTCAAGGACAGCAGGTCAGCCCTGAAGAGTGGGACCTTGGAGTGGATGGAGCTTTTCCATAAACTGAACAGCAGTGGGCAAAATGGCGAGGGGGCGCTACTGAGCACAGAGAATGCTTTCAGCATAATCAAGCGCTACCAGGAAGTAAAAGCACCCAAGGTGGAGGATATTGGGAGGCTAGCAGAGCATGCCAGTCTTGGCAGCCAAGAGATCAAAGAATGGTTTGCTGGAAAATTTAAACAAAACACATCTGATGGCAGCCGGAATGGTGGRCAAAATGGAGGCTTTCGAGAGGGGTTCGGGAGCTGGATGGATGAAACCAAGGGGATGGATGCACTCATGGGTGCTAAGGAACTGGTRTCGGACAAAGACAGGGTGATGGAGGATGCTTCTGGAAGGGTGACTGGATAA